In the Gossypium arboreum isolate Shixiya-1 chromosome 10, ASM2569848v2, whole genome shotgun sequence genome, one interval contains:
- the LOC108487547 gene encoding sugar carrier protein C, with translation MPAVGGIGPGTGKEYPGNLTLYVLVTCIVAAMGGLIFGYDIGISGGVTTMTPFLQKFFPSVWRKKEADKTKNQYCQYDSQTLTMFTSSLYLAALLASLVASTVTRKLGRKLSMLFGGLLFFAGALINGFAKAVWMLIVGRMLLGFGVGFANQSVPLYLSEMAPYRYRGALNIGFQLSITVGILIANVLNYFFNKIEGGWGWRLSLGGAMVPALIITVGSLILPDTPNSMIERGQTEEAKAKLKRIRGVDDVDEEFRDLVAASDASKLVEHPWGNLLQRKYRPHLTMAILIPFFQQLTGINVIMFYAPVLFNTIGFKDDAALMSAVITGAVNVGATLVSIYGVDKWGRRFLFLEGGVQMLICQAVVAACIGARFGTNGDPGDLPKWYAVVVVLFICIYVAGFAWSWGPLGWLVPSEIFPLEIRSAAQSINVSVNMLFTFAVAQVFLTMLCHLKFGLFLFFAFFVLIMSIFVYFFLPETKGIPIEEMNQVWKTHWYWSRFVEDLDYPNGGMEMSKGGQGPKNV, from the exons ATGCCTGCTGTAGGAGGAATCGGGCCGGGTACCGGCAAGGAATACCCGGGTAACCTCACCCTATACGTCCTTGTCACCTGTATTGTTGCAGCTATGGGGGGTTTGATTTTCGGCTACGATATTGGAATCTCAG GTGGGGTGACGACGATGACGCCATTTTTGCAGAAATTTTTTCCAAGTGTATGGAGGAAAAAGGAAGCCGACAAGACGAAGAACCAGTACTGTCAGTACGACAGCCAAACGTTGACGATGTTCACGTCGTCCTTGTATTTGGCGGCTCTTTTGGCTTCGTTGGTGGCGTCCACCGTCACACGAAAGCTGGGAAGGAAACTGTCCATGCTTTTCGGTGGTTTGCTTTTCTTCGCCGGAGCTTTAATCAATGGCTTTGCCAAAGCTGTTTGGATGTTGATCGTCGGTCGGATGTTACTCGGGTTTGGTGTCGGGTTCGCTAATCAG TCTGTGCCACTTTACCTTTCGGAAATGGCGCCATACAGATACAGAGGAGCATTGAACATAGGCTTCCAACTATCAATTACGGTCGGTATCCTCATTGCCAACGTGCTGAACTATTTCTTCAACAAGATCGAAGGCGGCTGGGGGTGGCGGCTGAGCTTAGGCGGCGCGATGGTTCCCGCCTTGATCATCACCGTTGGCTCTTTAATCCTCCCCGATACACCCAATTCCATGATCGAACGTGGCCAAACCGAGGAAGCCAAGGCCAAGCTCAAGAGGATCCGTGGTGTTGACGATGTCGACGAAGAATTCAGGGACCTCGTAGCGGCCAGCGATGCGTCGAAACTCGTCGAACATCCGTGGGGGAACTTGTTGCAAAGGAAGTATAGGCCTCATTTAACGATGGCTATCCTCATTCCTTTTTTTCAACAATTGACTGGAATCAATGTGATTATGTTTTATGCTCCCGTTTTGTTCAACACCATCGGTTTCAAAGACGACGCTGCCCTCATGTCCGCTGTAATTACCGGTGCCGTTAACGTCGGTGCAACGTTGGTTTCGATATATGGAGTTGATAAGTGGGGACGGAGATTCCTTTTCCTAGAGGGTGGAGTTCAAATGTTGATCTGCCAG GCAGTTGTGGCAGCTTGCATTGGTGCTAGGTTTGGGACCAACGGTGACCCTGGTGACTTACCCAAATGGTATGCCGTTGTAGTAGTGCTTTTCATTTGCATTTACGTGGCCGGGTTTGCCTGGTCATGGGGACCCCTCGGATGGTTGGTACCTAGTGAAATTTTCCCATTAGAAATCCGATCGGCTGCGCAAAGTATCAACGTCTCCGTCAACATGCTTTTCACGTTTGCGGTGGCTCAAGTGTTCTTAACCATGCTTTGCCACTTGAAATTCGGGCTTTTCCTCTTCTTCGCTTTCTTCGTGCTAATAATGTCCATATTCGTGTACTTTTTCTTACCCGAAACAAAGGGTATTCCGATCGAAGAAATGAACCAAGTATGGAAAACACATTGGTACTGGTCCCGATTCGTCGAAGACCTCGATTACCCCAATGGAGGCATGGAGATGAGCAAGGGAGGGCAAGGTCCAAAAAATGTGTAA
- the LOC108487294 gene encoding vesicle-associated protein 4-2: MAIGAEHKSQSDGRVWGFFKLPFRQTGNATGTTSSSSLSSSLYGETQPQNEGSNRHASANSVSAVAKSLLPTRRRLKLDPANKLYFPYEPGKQVRSAVRIKNTSKSYAAFKFQTTAPKSCFMRPPGAILAPGEGIIATVFKFVEPPENNEKPMDQKRKVKFKIMSLKVKGPMDYVSELFDDLKDQVAIEQILRVVFLDPGRPCPALEKLKRQLADADAELEARKKPPEDAGPKIIGEGLVIDEWKERRERYLARQQVEGVDSV, translated from the exons ATGGCGATAGGAGCAGAACACAAGTCACAGTCCGATGGTAGAGTTTGGGGGTTTTTCAAGCTGCCATTTCGGCAAACCGGGAATGCTACCGGTACGACGTCATCTTCTTCCTTGTCGTCGAGTCTATACGGTGAAACTCAACCTCAGAACGAAGGATCGAACCGTCATGCTTCTGCCAATTCGGTTTCCGCCGTTGCGAAGTCGCTTTTGCCGACTCGGCGTCGCCTGAAACTTGATCCCGCCAATAAACTCTATTTTCCAT ATGAACCTGGCAAACAGGTGAGGAGCGCGGTGAGGATAAAAAACACTAGCAAGTCATATGCAGCTTTCAAG TTTCAAACAACAGCACCAAAGAGTTGTTTCATGCGCCCTCCGGGTGCGATCCTTGCCCCCGGTGAGGGCATCATAGCAACGG TGTTCAAGTTTGTAGAACCTCCAGAGAACAATGAAAAACCAATGGATCAAAAGCGCAAAGTTAAGTTCAAAATCATGAGTCTCAAGGTGAAAGGTCCAATGGACTATGTATCTGAGCTG TTCGATGATCTGAAGGATCAAGTGGCAATAGAGCAAATACTACGAGTCGTTTTTCTCGATCCTGGCCGTCCTTGTCCT GCTCTGGAAAAACTGAAACGCCAATTAGCTGATGCCGATGCTGAACTCGAGGCACGCAAAAAGCCTCCAGAGGATGCAGGTCCAAAGATTATCGGGGAAGGACTCGTCATAGACGAATGG AAAGAGCGAAGAGAACGGTACCTTGCTCGGCAACAGGTTGAAGGTGTAGACTCGGTTTAA